A genomic window from Candidatus Bathyarchaeota archaeon includes:
- a CDS encoding transglutaminase domain-containing protein, with amino-acid sequence MASRLMATGILGVRRDVRSFIEVSSGEVRALAERLRRRTPIETAKSVYRFNVRNVKYPLTADGSPAVGFEVKAYPWLSIGLFKLYLATYSQPYAWLLPSQVLKLGYGLCADTSNLCTTLLRVLGLEAYTVLGVVEAGEGFYGHAWTVVKPGDRWLLMETTIHRGRPPLIPLEEASERLGIGYLEIARFDEARLWVDERLMDRYRMQMARLLGKVEL; translated from the coding sequence ATGGCTTCGAGGCTCATGGCTACAGGCATCCTAGGCGTCCGCCGAGATGTCCGGTCCTTCATAGAGGTCTCGAGCGGAGAGGTCAGGGCCTTAGCCGAGAGGCTTAGACGTAGGACGCCTATCGAAACGGCCAAGTCCGTCTACAGGTTCAACGTCAGAAACGTCAAGTACCCGCTCACGGCGGACGGCTCCCCGGCCGTCGGGTTTGAGGTGAAGGCCTATCCATGGCTGAGCATAGGGTTGTTCAAGCTATACCTTGCTACCTACAGTCAACCCTACGCGTGGCTTCTACCTAGCCAGGTCCTCAAGCTCGGGTATGGACTATGCGCAGACACGAGCAACCTATGTACGACACTGCTCAGGGTGTTGGGGTTGGAGGCGTACACGGTCCTCGGGGTCGTCGAGGCGGGTGAGGGCTTCTACGGGCACGCCTGGACGGTCGTGAAGCCGGGGGATAGGTGGCTCCTTATGGAGACGACGATCCACAGGGGGAGGCCACCCCTTATACCGCTTGAGGAGGCTTCGGAAAGATTGGGGATCGGCTACCTGGAGATAGCTAGGTTCGACGAGGCTAGGCTCTGGGTAGACGAGCGGCTTATGGATAGGTATAGGATGCAGATGGCTAGGCTACTCGGGAAGGTGGAGCTATGA